The Punica granatum isolate Tunisia-2019 chromosome 4, ASM765513v2, whole genome shotgun sequence genome has a window encoding:
- the LOC116203760 gene encoding probable phosphoinositide phosphatase SAC9 isoform X3 → MGSITSVRWFSTPFKTIGLPQHCVTLLQGFAERRTFGSSGQLEGVVALIARRSRLHPGTRYLARGINSCFSTGNEVECEQIVWVPKRADQSIPFNTYVWRRGTIPIWWGAELKITAAEAEIYVSDRDPYKGSSQYYQRLSKRYDTRNLNVTGDGIQRKTPFVPIVCVNLLRNGEGKSECILVQHFEESLNYIRSSGALPSTRMFLINYDWHASIKFKGEPETIEGLWEVLKVPTTSVGISEGDYLPSRQRIKDCRGEIICNDEIVGAFCLRSHQNGVIRFNCADSLDRTNAASFFGGVQVFVEQCTRLGISLDSDWRFGSRSVNNYSDYVAPLPPGWEKRSDAVTGKTYYIDHNTRTTTWTHPCPEKPWKRFDMKFENFKISTILSPVSQLADLFLLAGDIHATLYTGSKAMHSQILGIFNEDAVKSKQYSAAQNLKITLQRRIKNTWVDSSRQKQLEMFLGMRLFKHLPSISFQPLKVPSRPSGFFLKPVPNIFPTSDGGSSLLSFKRKDLVWVCPQAADVVEMFIYLREPCHVCQLLLTISHGANDSTYPSTVDVRTGRSLHSLKLVLEAATIPTCINGTNLSIPLAGPVNAEDMAITGAGARLHTEDTSTLACLYDFEEVEGELDFLTRVVALTFYPAVSGQGPMTLGEVEVLGVSLPWQGIFTGEGPGAKLLELSKKIQKENNHFMSGSDTNPFAGSLSSGIASPPNARGTSSNHFLDLLSGDYSFSEPISQPVTAQATHEASDDLNFLDQAIVVHHGAEDDQKSSSDYERSSEQGNTQYIRCLKSLAGADLGRRLDFTEAIKLEIERLQLNLSAAERDRALLSVGIDPASINPNLLLEESYMRRLCRYANSLALLGQASLEDRITAKIGLEDFEDNRVDFWNINGIDEKCSGGACQIRFETDGPAYYSSTDSSLGSSNPSLLCSSCQRKVCKVCSAGRGALLIANNNSRDSMSYNGGSSHGGPVDISTNRSTTLDAIICKKCCPDIVLDALLIDYVRVLISSRRSSRADNAASIALNQVVRSFARDSMHKENQNLDIHRALKLRRLLLKGEESLAEFPLASLLHSVPTAADSAPSLSLLAPIYSGIPNSYWKAPPSATSVELVIVLGTLSDVNGVVLLVSPCGYSAADAPTVQIWASNKIHKEEKSHLGKWDIQSLISSSPELYGPEKSVVEDKAPRHVKFTFRNPVRCRIIWITLRLQRPGSHSVSLERDLNLLSLDENPFAQTNRRASFGGSTESDPCIHAKRILVIGSSVKKEMELGTQGSEQMNLRNWLERPPQLNRFRIPVEAERLMDNDLVLEQYLSPASPSLAGFRLDAFSAIKPRITHSPPSDAHMWDTSMLIEDRHVSPPVLFMQVSALQESQSMVIIGEYRLPEARAGTPMYFDFPRQIQTRRVSFKLLGDVASFVDDPSEQDDAGFRASPLAAGLSLSNRVKLYYYADPYELGKWATNMSGV, encoded by the exons ATGGGAAGCATTACTTCTGTGAG ATGGTTCTCCACGCCTTTCAAAACTATTGGGCTTCCACAGCACTGTGTTACTCTTCTGCAG gGGTTTGCAGAACGCCGAACTTTTGGAAGCTCAGGGCAGTTAGAAGGAGTAGTTGCTCTCATAGCACGTCGCAGTAGGTTGCATCCTGGAACTCGGTATTTGGCCAGGGGAATAAACTCTTGTTTCAGTACAG GGAATGAAGTGGAGTGTGAACAGATTGTATGGGTTCCAAAAAGGGCGGATCAGAGCATTCCCTTTAACACGTATGTATGGCGACGTGGCACGATTCCAATCTGGTGGGGGGCTGAGTTGAAGATCACCGCTGCTGAGGCAGAAATATATGTTTCAGATCGTGATCCATACAAGGGTAGCTCTCAGTACTACCAAAGGTTAAGTAAGAGATATGATACCCGAAATTTAAATGTTACTGGTGATGGAATTCAGAGAAAGACTCCTTTTGTTCCAATTGTATGTGTAAACTTGCTGAGAAATGGAGAAGGGAAATCTGAATGCATTTTGGTTCAGCATTTTGAGGAATCATTGAACTACATCAGATCAAGCGGAGCACTTCCTTCCACTAGAATGTTCCTTATAAATTATGACTGGCATGCAAGTATAAAGTTTAAGGGTGAACCTGAGACTATTGAAGGACTTTGGGAGGTTTTGAAAGTTCCTACAACATCCGTAGGCATTTCGGAAGGTGATTATTTGCCGTCAAGGCAGCGCATCAAGGACTGCAGGGGAGAAATAATCTGTAATGATGAGATTGTCGGCGCCTTTTGTTTAAGATCACATCAGAATGGGGTAATACGCTTCAATTGTGCAGATTCTCTGGATAGGACTAATGCTGCTAGTTTTTTTGGTGGGGTGCAAGTTTTTGTGGAGCAGTGCACAAGATTGGGTATCTCCCTTGATAGTGATTGGAGATTTGGTAGTCGTTCAGTCAACAACTACAGTGATTATGTTGCTCCTCTGCCACCAGGATGGGAGAAAAGATCGGATGCTGTAACTGGGAAAACATACTATATTGATCACAACACAAGGACGACAACCTGGACACATCCGTGTCCAGAGAAACCCTGGAAGAGATTTgatatgaaatttgaaaattttaaaatatcaacAATCTTATCTCCGGTTTCACAGTTAGCTGATCTTTTCCTACTTGCTGGTGATATCCATGCAACACTTTATACTGGTTCTAAAGCAATGCATAGCCAAATACTTGGCATTTTCAATGAAGATGCGGTAAAGTCAAAGCAGTATTCTGCAGCGCAGAACCTGAAAATCACTCTGCaaagaagaataaaaaacACATGGGTAGATAGCTCAAGGCAAAAGCAACTGGAGATGTTTCTTGGGATGAGACTTTTTAAGCATCTCCCATCAATTTCCTTTCAACCTCTCAAG GTTCCTTCTCGGCCGTCTGGATTCTTTCTCAAGCCAGTGCCAAATATTTTTCCAACCTCTGATGGTGGTTCAAGTCTCCTAAGTTTTAAACGGAAAGACCTAGTCTGG GTCTGTCCTCAAGCTGCAGATGTGGTTGAAATGTTTATCTACCTCAGAGAGCCCTGCCATGTTTGTCAGCTGCTTCTCACGATATCTCATGGTGCGAATGATTCAACTTACCCGTCCACTGTCGATGTGAGGACTGGACGCAGTCTACATAGTCTTAAGTTGGTCCTTGAG GCTGCTACTATTCCAACATGTATAAATGGAACAAACCTTTCCATTCCCTTAGCTGGACCAGTTAATGCAGAGGATATGGCAATAACGGGGGCAGGAGCACGCCTTCACACTGAGGACACCTCGACTCTTGCATGTCTCTATGATTTTGAAGAGGTGGAAGGGGAACTGGATTTCCTTACTCGAGTAGTGGCATTAACGTTTTATCCTGCTGTCTCTGGACAGGGCCCCATGACACTTGGTGAG GTTGAGGTGCTTGGGGTTTCTCTTCCCTGGCAGGGAATATTCACTGGGGAAGGCCCTGGTGCTAAGTTACTGGAGCTCAGCAAGAAGATCCAAAAGGAGAACAACCATTTTATGTCTGGTTCAGATACTAATCCATTTGCTGGATCATTGTCTAGTGGGATAGCTTCCCCACCAAATGCCCGGGGCACTTCATCAAACCACTTTCTTGACCTTTTATCTGGAGATTACTCATTTTCTGAACCCATTTCTCAACCGGTGACAGCACAGGCTACACATGAGGCGAGTGACGACCTTAATTTCTTGGATCAAGCAATTGTTGTGCATCATGGTGCTGAAGATGATCAGAAATCCTCTTCAGATTATGAAAGATCTTCAGAACAGGGAAATACACAATACATAAGATGTCTGAAATCCCTTGCTGGAGCTGACCTG GGAAGACGACTAGATTTCACAGAGGCCATTAAGCTCGAAATTGAACGCCTCCAGCTGAATCTATCTGCTGCTGAAAGGGACAGGGCTCTGTTGTCAGTTGGAATTGATCCCGCTTCAATAAATCCAAACCTTCTGCTTGAGGAATCTTACATGAGAAGACTATGCAGATATGCTAATTCTCTTGCGTTACTGGGGCAAGCATCCCTCGAAGACAGAATTACTGCTAAGATTGGTCTTGAGGATTTCGAGGACAACAGAGTGGATTTCTGGAATATTAATGgaattgatgaaaaatgtTCTGGTGGTGCGTGTCAGATCCGTTTTGAGACTGATGGTCCTGCATATTATTCCTCGACAGATTCATCTCTAGGTTCTTCAAACCCTAGCTTATTGTGCTCTTCATGTCAAAGAAAAGTGTGTAAAGTTTGTTCTGCTGGTCGAGGAGCTCTTCTTATTGCAAACAATAATTCAAGAGACTCTATGAGTTACAATGGTGGATCGAGTCACGGAGGTCCAGTTGATATTTCCACAAATCGTTCAACAACCCTTGATGCAATTATCTGCAAGAAATGCTGCCCAGACATTGTTCTTGATGCCTTGCTGATAGACTATGTTAGGGTCTTGATTAGTTCAAGAAGAAGTTCTCGTGCGGATAATGCTGCAAGTATTGCTCTTAACCAGGTAGTGAGGTCTTTTGCGAGGGATTCCATGCACAAAGAAAATCAGAATTTGGACATTCATCGAGCGCTAAAACTTCGGAGGTTACTACTTAAAGGGGAGGAATCACTTGCTGAATTCCCGCTTGCAAGCTTGTtgcattct GTACCTACAGCAGCAGATTCAGCACCATCCTTGTCGCTACTTGCACCAATTTATTCAGGGATTCCGAATTCATACTGGAAAGCTCCTCCTAGTGCTACAAGCGTTGAATTAGTCATTGTACTCGGTACCCTTTCTGATGTCAATGGCGTGGTGCTGCTTGTCAGTCCATGTGGCTATTCTGCAGCTGATGCTCCCACT GTGCAAATCTGGGCAAGTAATAAGATACACAAGGAAGAAAAGTCGCACTTGGGGAAATGGGATATTCAATCTCTCATATCATCTTCCCCGGAATTATACGGACCAGAGAAGTCTGTTGTAGAGGATAAAGCACCAAGACATGTAAAATTCACATTTAGAAATCCCGTTCGCTGTCGTATAATTTGGATCACTTTACGCCTTCAGAGACCGGGATCTCATTCCGTCAGCTTGGAGAGGGATCTCAATCTTTTATCCCTTGATGAGAATCCTTTTGCCCAGACAAATAGACGCGCCTCTTTCGGAGGCTCAACTGAAAGTGATCCGTGTATTCATGCTAAGAGAATCCTAGTAATTGGAAGCTCAGTCAAGAAAGAGATGGAGCTCGGAACTCAAGGATCCGAGCAAATGAATCTGAGAAACTGGTTGGAGAGACCTCCTCAGTTAAACCGGTTCAGG ATTCCTGTTGAGGCTGAGAGGCTTATGGACAATGACCTTGTCCTGGAGCAGTACCTCTCTCCTGCTTCACCTTCGCTCGCTGGGTTCCGTTTAGATGCTTTCAGTGCTATAAAGCCGAGAATTACCCACTCGCCCCCTTCAGATGCGCATATGTGGGATACCTCGATGCTAATAGAAGATAGACACGTGTCTCCACCTGTATTGTTCATGCAAGTTTCTGCTCTCCAG GAATCTCAGAGCATGGTGATTATCGGGGAGTACCGGCTCCCTGAGGCCAGGGCAGGTACACCTATGTACTTTGACTTCCCCAGACAGATACAAACACGCAGGGTCTCCTTCAAGCTCCTAGGGGACGTTGCCTCGTTCGTCGATGATCCCTCCGAACAAGATGATGCGGGATTTAGGGCCTCGCCTTTAGCTGCTGGATTATCTCTTTCGAATCGAGTAAAGCTGTATTACTATGCCGATCCGTATGAGCTCGGGAAATGGGCTACAAACATGTCGGGTGTCTGA